One window of the Saccopteryx bilineata isolate mSacBil1 chromosome 2, mSacBil1_pri_phased_curated, whole genome shotgun sequence genome contains the following:
- the FASLG gene encoding tumor necrosis factor ligand superfamily member 6 produces MQQPLNYPYPHIYWVDSRATSPWTPPGTVLPCPSSMGPPGQRRPPPPLPPLPPLPLPPLKKKKDPNTGPCLLAMFFMILVALVGLGLGLFQLFHLQKELAELRESSSQRHTESSLEKQIGHPTPPSEKREQRKAAHLTGKPNSRAMPLEWEDTYGVALVSGVKYKKGSLVINDTGLYFVYSKVYFRGQACKNQPLNHKVYTRNSRYSQDLVLMEAKMMDYCLAGQMWARSSYLGAVFNLTSADRVYVNVSELSLVSFEESKTFFGLYKL; encoded by the exons ATgcagcagcccctgaactacCCGTACCCCCATATCTACTGGGTGGACAGCAGGGCCACCTCCCCCTGGACCCCTCCGGGGACAGtccttccctgcccctcctccatgGGACCTCCTGGTCAAAGGaggccaccaccaccactgccaccccTGCCACCCCTGCCACTCCCAcctctgaagaagaagaaggaccCCAACACTGGCCCGTGTCTCCTTGCGATGTTCTTCATGATTCTGGTGGCCCTCGTtggactggggctggggctgttTCAGCTGTTTCACCTGCAGAAGGAACTGGCCGAGCTCAGAGAG TCCTCCAGCCAAAGGCACACAGAGTCATctttggagaagcaaatag GTCACCCCACTCCGCCCTCTGAGAAAAGGGAGCAGAGGAAAGCGGCCCACTTGACAG GCAAGCCCAACTCGAGAGCCATGCCTCTGGAATGGGAGGATACCTACGGAGTGGCCCTGGTCTCCGGGGTGAAGTACAAGAAGGGCAGCCTCGTGATCAACGACACCGGGCTGTACTTTGTGTATTCTAAGGTGTACTTCCGGGGCCAGGCCTGCAAGAACCAGCCCCTGAACCACAAGGTCTACACAAGGAACTCGCGGTATTCCCAGGACCTGGTGCTGATGGAGGCGAAGATGATGGACTACTGCCTAGCCGGCCAGATGTGGGCCCGCAGCAGCTACCTGGGCGCCGTGTTCAATCTCACCAGCGCCGACCGCGTGTATGTCAACGTGTCTGAGCTCTCGCTGGTCAGCTTCGAGGAATCCAAGACGTTTTTTGGCTTATATAAGCTCTAA